The genomic DNA GCGTCATGCTCGCCACCGACGCCAGCAGCGTCAGAAAAATGGCCGTGGTGACCGTGGTGAACAACAACCCCTCCGCACGCGAGAGATCCGCCCCGAACGCGGCCCGCGCCCCCAGCAGATACGCGGTATTGCCCCGCGGATCCGCCGCCGCGATCTCCCTGCCCCCGATCAACGCCGTCGCCCCGACCGCCACCACCGTCATCACCCCCATGAACAGGGCGACCGCCGACACCGCCCAGGACATCGCCCGGCGCACCTGCCGCGTACTGCCCGCCGTGTACATCCGCATCGTCACATGCGGCAGACAGGCACCCCCCAGCACGATCGCGCACTGCGTACTCACCATGTCCCACGCCGGATAACGCCCCCCGGCGAACTGCAGCCCGTACCGCAGATACCCCGCCCCCGCACCACTGTGCGCCGCGGCCGCCCCGAACAACGCCCGGGGACTCCACCCGAACGTGTGCAGCACCAGAGCGGCCACCACCAGACCCGAACCCAGCAGGATCACCGTCTTCAGGATCTGGATCAACGCCGTCCCCCGCATCCCCCCGATCGCCGCATACGTGATCATCAGCGCCCCCGCCCCCACCACACACCCCGTACGCATCGCACCGTCGGAGAACCCCAGGACGAACGCCAACAACTGCCCCACACCGGCCAGTTGCACCACCATCATCGGCACCAGCGCCGCGAGCGTGACCCCGCACGCCGTGATCCGCACCGCCCGCCCCGGCATACGACGCCCCAGCACATCACCCATCGTGAACCGGCCCGTGTGATGCAGCGGCTCCGCCAGCACGAACATCAGCAGCAGCAGCGACAACAGCGTGCTCAGCGCCAGCACCACACCGTCGTACCCGCACAACGCGATGATCCCGCCCACCGTCAGCACCGTGGCCGCCGAAATGTAGTCACCGGCGATCGCCAGACCATTGCGCAACGGCGACAGGAACCGGTACCCGGTATAGAACTCGTCCAGATCCTCCCGGTCGGGACCCGTGATCACACACAACAGCAGCGTCAGCGTCACCACACTGCAGAACGCCACCAGCGACCAGGACTGCGCGGCACCCTCGAAATCCGTCACCGCCGCCACTCCCCGTCACGCCCCTGCCGCCGCACCCGCCGCGCCAGCGGATCCACGAACCGGCGCGCGGTGAGCTCGTAGAACACCACCGCCAGCCAGGTCACCGGCAACTGCACCAGCGCCAGCACCAGCCCCAACGGCAGCCCGCCCGGCGCCGGACGACCCATCAGCGAAGGCATCTCGACGGTCAGCGCCAGAAACACCGCGAAATAACCGAGCGCCGCCAGCGCCGCGACCCGCCGCTGCCACCGGCACGCCCGCCGCAACAGCCGCAGATCCCGGTGCGGCCCGGTCCACGGACGGACCCGGCCCACCGCCCACCCCGGCGCAACAGCGGAAGCGTGCCGCCCGGCCCGATGCGGCAGCGGACGTAACTCGGAGCTGTCGGAAGACATCCCAAGATCTCCTAGAGGGTCGGGGGCCCCACAAGGCACGGACCGCGAAACGCGGGGAAAACGGCCCGGATCACCGCACGCTATGCGCCTCCCGCACCGGGCGCAGCACTTCCGACAAACTCCCTGAACAAACCACCACACCGCGCCTGACCTCGGATGTTGCGCATGAGGAGAGGGGGACGGGGGAGCACGGCAGTGCCCAGTGAGCCCCCACCTCACCACCCCCTCCGCCTGGGCCACCGAACCCACCCCCGAGGCTTCATGCACCGCCTCGCACCCCGGCGACCTCCGGACCGACAGAACAACCCTTCAAAAAATTCCACCAGCCCTACGCGACACCCGACAAAAAGCCATCACCGAAGAAGACGAAGAAATTCTCGAATACGCGAAATACATGTATTCTAAGTCCGTGCGCGGCACGGGAACCCACGAACTACACATCACCGGCGACCGGCGAAAAACCCCCAGGGAAAGGCGCGACGTGACACAGTCAAAAACAAAAGAAAACCACGCCCCCCACACCAGCCCACGCTAAGAGCACCCATGCCCGACAGGACACACGACTTCGGACACTACGGCGCCCAAGGCGACCGAGGCAGCGAAGCCGCAGCCCGCGTACTCGACACCCTCGCCGGCGGCATCACCTCACCCGTCACCACCCCCCGCGGCCTCTCCGCCCGCCTGCGCTACCTCACCCGCTCCACCACCGGCCACAACGCCATGAACCAAGCCGGTATCAGCGTCACCCCCCGCACCCTCAAAGCCTGGCTCACCGGAAAACAACGCCCCAACAAAGCCAACCTCGCCAAAATCGACACCGCATACCGCACACTCCGCCGCCACAACGTCGCCCGATACCTACTCAAACGCCTGAACGCCAACGGCGGAACACGAGTAGAAATCCACCCCCTCGACCAAAGCCACGTACCCACCCCCCACCAACGCGTCCTCGAATACCGCAGACTCAACATCCGCAACTGGGACGCCATCATCGAAGCCTGGGCCACAACAAACGCCCCAGCCCTCGACGACGCCTGGATCGACCAGATGGTCAACCTCGGCTCGCAATGGGGAAAATACGAGTACGTGACCTCCGTGGGATTCGCGGCCTGACGACTCGGCCCACACGGTGAACCAACCGACCGCTGTCAGTGCAGACAGCGCCATGACCACCTGCATCCGGTGCGCCTTCCCGGTATGCCTGGTCTGCCAGACAGCTCCCGTCGAGCGAGACTTGGACATGTGCGATCCATGCGGGCAAGAGGAGCTCGTCGCCCGCATGTCTTCGTGAACGTGAGGCAACGCTCGGGGCAGCACGGCTTCAACCTCACCGCGCAGACAACAAGCAACGTTCCTTCCATGCAATAAATAGATGGAACAGCTAGAGTTTGCAGGCATGACGACGTCTACAGAAGAGACGCTGCGCCTCACCGTCGCGGCTCTGATGCACGCCACCGGGGAATCAAAGACCGACCTCGCGGCCGGAACCGGGCTGACCCAACCAAAAGTCTCCCGCCGTCAACTCGGCCAAACCTCCTGGACCCTGGCCGACTGCGACGCACTGGCCGCCCACTACGGGATGAACGTACTGCAGCTACTGGCCGGCCCAACCGTGGCATGCGAATCCCTTCCCCCGGAACGCCGCCGCTCATCCAACACCTCTCAACCCCCCAAACAGGCCGCAGACCAGGCCACCCCCTCAACACCGACTGGCCAACTCCAAAAACCAAAGCCACTACAACCTGAACTCGCCAGACCATGCATTTTGTGTGGCCAGCCCGCCACAGAACAAATCGAAGGATTCCCCCAGCACCTGGACCAAGCAGAATGCGCTCGCGCTGCCACAAGCACCCCCACCTCACTCACTGAAATCCCCCCCGACCCAACGCGCGAGACATCGCAGCACACAGCCCGAACGGCCTGGTAACTCGCGTGAAAGTGTCCGGGTCGTCTTGCGTGAAAGTGTCCGCTAAAAACGTTCTGTGACCTGCTTCTTTGGCGTGGCGAATGTCTTTGTGGGCCGGACATTTTCGCGCAAGATCCCAGGACACTTTCGTGCAAGTCCTGATAGGCGGAGGAGCTGCTGAACAGGAGTTTTATGCTCGGGAACAACGCAGTTCGGCGACGGCGGCAAGTGGTCCGAACGGGCCCTCACGCGTAGGGACTGGATTGCTGGATCGGCTGGCGCTCCAGGTGAGTGGGGGACTGACCCCTACGCGCAGGGACTGGATGGAACGTCGCGCTGTTCCTGCTCGATGTGCGTGGACTGACCCCTGCACGTAGGGACTGGACTTGTTGCGGGCGGCGACGGCGGTCGGTGTGGACTGACCCCCACGCGTAGGGATGGGACCTCGTCGACCGTTTCCAGCACGTGGCCGATCCGGGCTCACCCCCATGTGTAGGGACGGGACTCACGCAAGATACCTTGCACACTTTCGCGCTAGGGCTGACCTCCACGTGTGGGGACGGGACCAGGCCCAGATCACCCCCGCGGTCTGCCACACCGACTGACCCCCACGTTTAGGGACGGGACTACATCGACACGGACCTTCAGCCGGATGCCTCGGACTGACCTCCACGTGTAGGGGACGGGACAGCGAGTCGACGATCTCCTCGATCCGTGAGTGCGACTGACCCCAACGCGTAGGGACGGGACGCCGCGGGGACGATCGCCCTCGGTCGGTTCCCACGACTGACCCTCACGCGTAGGGACGGGACCGGCGGTAGGCCGGGGAGTTCAGCGGCGCGGTGGACTGACCCCCACGCGTAGGGACGGGACGCCGCCGCGGTCGTCTATCTGTCCGCTCCCATCGACTGACCCCCACGTGTAGGGACTGGACAATGCGGACAACTCCGAAAAGGGCCTGATCACGGACTGACCCCCATGTGTAGGGACTGGACCCTTGTTGACCTGCACGATTGTGACCGCGCAGAGAGAATTTTACTGTCTTTCATGTGGGTGTGAGGGGTTCTTCCTTGATCTCGTGCACATGCACGTGGTGGCCGGCCGGCTGTCGGTGGCGCGATGCGGTCAGAGGAGGTGGCATGCGAGTGGCGGAGCCGGGCGGTCTCGTGACGGGTTGGGCGTGAGATGGGTTTGTTCTCGGCGTCGACGGTACGTAGGAGGCCGCTGTGGTCGGGCGGCGCGCTGGTTGTCGGTGGCTGCTGCGAAACTCTCACCCGACGCCGGTTCAGCGCGGGAAGTCTGTTTGTGTCGGCATGCCGGGGCGAGGGACCGGGCTGGACGCTTCCCTCGGGGGCTGGCCGGAGCAGGCAGAGATGAGGCGGGGCGGCGTGGCGGATGCAGGTCAACAGGTGGCGGCACAGATCGAGTTCCTTCGGAGGCAGTTGGCGGATCGAGAGCCGGGATCGCTGCGGGACGCGTACCTGGCCGTGCCGGTCCCGGGGCGGCCCGTCCTCGAGGGGACGACGGCTCCCGCGCTCACCCCGCAGTGGCAGCAGCAGCCGAGCGGGCTGATCACCCCGGCCACGGCGCCGACTCAGCCGATAGACCTCCTGGGGGTCTATCTCACCTTCAGCGAGATCTTCGGCTTCCCCGCCGATTCCGGCTATACCGTGCGGCAGCTTCGTGTGCTTCCCCTCGGTGTGGTGCTGCAGTTCTGCGCCGAGCTCCTCAACGCTCTCAGCCAGCCCGGGGCCTCGCGTGCCGACCTCGACCGGCACTTCGCGACACAGTGGCTGCGTGATCCGTTCCGCACGCGCGTGCTCAACCTGCTGCGTGATCCGCGCCGGGCTCTCCTGGTGCCCCAGGCCCTGATGCTCCTGGCCCGCGCGGCTGTCGAGCACAGCCCCGACACGCTGCCCGAGGACACCGAGCAGGGCAACCTGGTCGGGGCGCTGTTGACGTTTTCCGACCTGACCGGGGCCTCCGGTCGGCAGGGCCCGACGGTGATCACCGACCAGCCGGGCGAGCTGGGCCGGGAGATCATCGCGAACCAGTACTTCAACAACAGCACCTCCGTCGCGCACACCCTCACCCGCTACGTGCGGCGGTGGCGCCATGGACTCCCGCAGGTGGACAACATCGGCGGCCTGGTCGACCTCGCCGCTGTCTACGAGGAATGCACCGGTGTCACCCTGGACGACCTCACGATCGTCGCGGGCGCCCTGTGGATCGCCGCCTGCCACGGGGAGGTGCTCACACCGGCCGCCGAACTGGAGACCCTCCTGCCGGCCGGGCGGGCGGCAGGCGCCCTGTCCCTCATCAGCGCCCATCCGGACACGCTGCGCGAGGCCGTGCAGGCGGAGCGGGCGCAGCGCCGCACCGAATGGACTTTCGACGCCTTCCAGCAGTACCCCGTGGTCCGCCTCGGCGATCTCCTCCTGGTGGTGGACCAGCGCTACCTCATCGACCGCGCCTTCGGATGGCTGCCGATCAACGACATCCGCTTCCCGCCCCGTACCCGCTCCCGGCCTGCCGGCCACAAGAAACGCGCCGAGCAGGCGGTCCACACCCTGCGCCGGCTCAGCGAACTGTACGTATCGGAGATCCTGCACAGCATCACCGGGCAGGGAGGTGCACGTCGCGTCTACGACGACGCCGAACTCAAGACGGCATTCCAGGAAAAGAAGCAGAAGATCGCAGACGCGGCCATCGACTACGGCGACACCTGGATCGTCGTCGAGGTCACCACCAGCCAGCTCCAGCGAGACGCCGCCACAGCCGTCCCCGGCGACGCGCAGGTCAACGACATCGACAAACTCCTCGATGAGGTCCACCAGATCGACGCCACGATCCAGGCCCTGCGCCGGGACGAATCCCGC from Streptomyces sp. NBC_01478 includes the following:
- a CDS encoding DUF485 domain-containing protein, with the protein product MSSDSSELRPLPHRAGRHASAVAPGWAVGRVRPWTGPHRDLRLLRRACRWQRRVAALAALGYFAVFLALTVEMPSLMGRPAPGGLPLGLVLALVQLPVTWLAVVFYELTARRFVDPLARRVRRQGRDGEWRR
- a CDS encoding sodium/solute symporter, with the translated sequence MTDFEGAAQSWSLVAFCSVVTLTLLLCVITGPDREDLDEFYTGYRFLSPLRNGLAIAGDYISAATVLTVGGIIALCGYDGVVLALSTLLSLLLLMFVLAEPLHHTGRFTMGDVLGRRMPGRAVRITACGVTLAALVPMMVVQLAGVGQLLAFVLGFSDGAMRTGCVVGAGALMITYAAIGGMRGTALIQILKTVILLGSGLVVAALVLHTFGWSPRALFGAAAAHSGAGAGYLRYGLQFAGGRYPAWDMVSTQCAIVLGGACLPHVTMRMYTAGSTRQVRRAMSWAVSAVALFMGVMTVVAVGATALIGGREIAAADPRGNTAYLLGARAAFGADLSRAEGLLFTTVTTAIFLTLLASVASMTLACANSLAHDVLARAGTAPLREMALARLAALGVGVPVIGLAVLAQHRSLQPLAIVSFCLGASAIAPALVLGLFWRRYTRAGLLWTLIGGSVSVLVLMSGTNLVSGSPQSAFPGADFNWFPFTTTALVSVPAGFLCGVVGTVVSGRRAAARDRGRYEAVEAVVLAGPSHPRGG
- a CDS encoding transcriptional regulator; protein product: MPDRTHDFGHYGAQGDRGSEAAARVLDTLAGGITSPVTTPRGLSARLRYLTRSTTGHNAMNQAGISVTPRTLKAWLTGKQRPNKANLAKIDTAYRTLRRHNVARYLLKRLNANGGTRVEIHPLDQSHVPTPHQRVLEYRRLNIRNWDAIIEAWATTNAPALDDAWIDQMVNLGSQWGKYEYVTSVGFAA